Proteins found in one Kwoniella bestiolae CBS 10118 chromosome 1, complete sequence genomic segment:
- a CDS encoding acetyl-coenzyme A synthetase, translated as MQAAENVVHHVHPLPDSVPESEDLFPPPPRLRGEEGRPKPHIGPNYQAYLTEWKKTVGPDSDKWWAEKARECLDWYTPFKTVRAGGFAEGDVQWFPEGTLNASYNCLDRHFYANPDKTAIIYEADEPSESREISYAELMRETCRLANVLKSWGVKKGDAVSVYLPMTWQAAAAFLACARIGAVHSAVFAGFSAESLRDRVNDCECKVLITTDEGRRGGKSIATKAIVDAALQSCPAVEHVLVLRRTGNKVPFTEGRDKWWDEECAKVPTYCPCEPMASEDPLFILYTSGSTGKPKGVVHCTAGYLLGAYLTVKYVFDVHPTDKFACMADVGWITGHTYIVYGPLANGVTTTVFESTPVYPTASRYWDFVDKWKATHLYTAPTAIRLLRRMGEEHVKNHDLSSLRVLGSVGEPINPEAWHWYNDFAGKKNCAIVDTYWMTETGSIVVTPLPGAISTKPGSATFPFFGMDVDIIDPQSGQVLEGNDVEGVLVAKKPWPSLARTVFKDHKRYLETYMKPYPGYFFFGDGAARDYDGYIWIKGRVDDVINVSGHRLSTAEVESALILHKGVAETAVVGSHDDITGQAVYAFVTMKPEFDLKSTKEADLNKELAIQVRKVIGPFAAPKKIYLVTDLPKTRSGKIMRRILRKIVAGEGDQLGDLSSIADPTIVDEIKNKVAAGAAK; from the exons ATGCAAGCAGCAGAAAACGTAGTCCACCATGTCCATCCCCTACCAGACTCCGTCCCAGAGTCTGAAgacctcttccctcccccacctagactgaggggagaagaggggagaCCGAAACCCCATATCGGACCAAACTACCAGGCATACCTAACCGAATGGAAGAAGACGGTCGGACCTGATAGCGATAAGTGGTGGGCCGAGAAGGCTAGGGAGTGCTTGGATTGGTATACCCCTTTTAAGACTGTTAGAGCGGGTGGGTTTGCGGAGGGGGATGTTCAGTggtt CCCCGAAGGAACTCTCAACGCCTCGTACAACTGTCTCGACAGACACTTCTACGCCAACCCCGACAAAACAGCTATCATCTACGAGGCGGACGAACCCTCCGAATCTAGGGAGATATCCTACGCCGAATTGATGAGGGAGACTTGTAGATTGGCGAACGTACTTAAATCTTGGGGTGTGAAGAAGGGAGACGCTGTTTCTGTCTA CCTCCCCATGACATGGCAGGCTGCCGCTGCTTTCTTGGCTTGTGCCAGGATCGGAGCTGTCCACTCTGCGGTTTTCGCTGGTTTCTCCGCGGAATCATTGAGAGATAGAGTCAATGATTGTGAATGTAAGGTGTTGATCACTACTGA CgaaggaagacgaggtggtAAATCCATCGCTACCAAAGCTA TCGTCGACGCTGCTCTCCAATCATGTCCTGCTGTTGAACACGTCCTCGTACTCCGACGAACCGGAAACAAAGTGCCTTTCACTGAAGGACGAGACAAATGGTGGGACGAGGAATGTGCCAAAGTGCCCACTTATTGCCCTTGTGAGCCTATGGCTTCAGAAgatcctctcttcatcctttaC ACCTCCGGATCCACCGGTAAACCCAAGGGTGTAGTCCACTGTACCGCCGGATACCTCCTTGGTGCCTATCTCACCGTCAAATACGTGTTCGATGTTCACCCTACCGACAAATTCGCCTGTATGGCCGACGTAGGATGGATCACCGGTCACACTTACATCGTCTATGGTCCTCTCGCCAATGGGGTGACTACCACCGTATTCGAGTCTACACCCGTCTACCCTACCGCATCTCGATACTGGGACTTTGTCGATAAATGGAAGGCCACTCACTTGTACACTGCCCCAACAGCTATCAGATTACTCCGACGAATGGGTGAAGAACACGTCAAGAACCATGATTTGTCCTCTCTCAGAGTCCTGGGATCAGTAGGAGAACCTATCAATCCTGAAGCGTGGCATTGGTATAATGATTTCGCAGGTAAAAAGAACTGTGCTATCGTAGATACATACTGGATGACCGAGACTGGGTCAATCGTCGTTACCCCCCTTCCCGGAGCTATCTCCACCAAACCCGGTTCAGCAACGTTCCCATTCTTCGGTATGGACGTTGATATTATCGATCCCCAATCTGGACAGGTACTTGAAGGGAACGATGTGGAAGGTGTCCTGGTCGCTAAGAAACCTTGGCCTTCGCTTGCGCGAACGGTGTTCAAAGACCATAAGAGGTATTTGGAGACTTACATGAAACCTTATCCTGGGTATTTCTTCTTTGGGGATGGTGCTGCTAGGGATTATGATGGATATATCTGGATCAAGGGAAGAGTTGATG ATGTTATCAA CGTATCGGGCCACCGACTCTCCACCGCCGAAGTGGAATCAGCCTTGATCCTCCACAAGGGAGTAGCTGAAACTGCCGTGGTCGGATCCCACGACGATATCACTGGTCAAGCCGTGTACGCCTTCGTTACGATGAAACCAGAATTCGACTTGAAATCGACCAAAGAGGCAGACTTGAACAAGGAATTGGCTATTCAGGTTAGGAAGGTTATCGGACCGTTTGCTGCTCCCAAGAAGATC TACCTCGTCACCGACCTACCTAAAACACGATCAGGTAAAATCATGAGACGTATCCTACGAAAGATTGTAGCTGGTGAAGGGGATCAGTTGGGTGATCTGTCTTCGATTGCTGATCCTACGATCGttgatgaga TTAAGAACAAGGTAGCTGCTGGTGCTGCCAAGTAA